One window from the genome of Natronomonas pharaonis DSM 2160 encodes:
- a CDS encoding DUF2150 family protein, which translates to MSTPPGEYYTAERWNNWLDRLREEEIDPESDDSARLFFNLLDDATIAIAKVITDYEDGEFEDAEAAAAEIDNIRAIVLEEVDIDDEEKLTLVDGIQTSLVCALYAAEEYIVGGPAEEGTIEQYIDAAAAAEAEEEDLDTALAHCVQAGTLVIEGDDIGLDVAEDIEYGFVADWVNGLDSLGRALSDPELVEEE; encoded by the coding sequence ATGAGCACGCCTCCCGGCGAGTATTACACGGCAGAACGGTGGAACAACTGGTTAGACAGACTTCGCGAGGAGGAAATCGACCCCGAAAGCGACGACTCCGCGCGGCTGTTCTTCAACCTCCTCGACGATGCGACTATCGCCATCGCGAAGGTCATCACCGACTACGAGGACGGCGAGTTCGAAGACGCCGAGGCCGCCGCCGCCGAGATCGACAACATCCGGGCAATCGTCCTCGAAGAGGTCGACATCGACGACGAAGAAAAGCTCACGCTGGTCGACGGCATCCAGACGTCGCTCGTCTGTGCGCTGTATGCCGCCGAGGAGTACATCGTCGGCGGTCCCGCCGAGGAAGGCACCATCGAGCAGTACATCGACGCCGCTGCGGCGGCCGAAGCCGAAGAGGAAGACCTCGACACCGCCCTCGCACACTGCGTTCAGGCCGGCACGCTCGTCATCGAGGGCGACGACATCGGTCTCGACGTTGCCGAAGACATCGAGTACGGCTTCGTTGCCGACTGGGTCAACGGCCTCGACTCGCTGGGACGGGCGCTTTCGGACCCCGAACTCGTCGAAGAGGAATAG
- a CDS encoding type IV pilin N-terminal domain-containing protein produces the protein MWRRDDRGQSESLGSLLLVAVFLVSATAVGAYTVPSVLDQQQPDGPLADIEIEAVDGEAVLVHAGGEPLDTASVDIVTRNGGEQRGSIEDRTVETLESQFRPGERATLDGGVGETTVIVIDTADNAVVAEETLQLPSGFQVAILDLDSGAVGEDLTVEYSVQNVDIEADTQDITLTIEDADGNTLIDDVVADDLQLDADEGTTEIESYEITDGYVPTAEVTVATDDDAATETVSIEDSPDPTGSVTVESPIFDGQDEFEVAYEFEHLESAFLRVENEAGDEFELNVDDPDGSGTENIDADDVPIADETITATLSEADGGAELATDATTVSAAGALTVQPDIHAGMDSFDIALDTGTDGWLVVTHDGSEYETAADSDETVTVAAADVGGLTAGDDVSATFYESDDRDVALASDSTEVREPERPSFSDLSVSDDSFFALIVFREGYTVDYAVADPDDQFESVEVDFEKEGSAQSRSSGAPTDSLEYRDWYSYGSDYEITISLYDQQGEVESERVVIEDTADGDDPEIPE, from the coding sequence ATGTGGCGACGCGACGACAGGGGACAGTCCGAGAGCCTCGGAAGCCTGCTGCTCGTCGCTGTCTTTCTGGTTTCGGCAACAGCGGTCGGTGCCTACACCGTCCCGAGCGTTCTCGACCAACAGCAGCCGGACGGTCCGCTGGCTGACATCGAAATCGAGGCGGTCGATGGGGAAGCAGTACTCGTCCACGCCGGTGGTGAACCCCTCGACACAGCGTCGGTTGACATCGTCACGCGGAACGGCGGCGAACAGCGCGGAAGCATTGAGGACCGGACTGTCGAGACGCTTGAGAGCCAATTCCGCCCGGGCGAGCGCGCCACCCTCGACGGCGGCGTCGGCGAGACAACGGTCATCGTCATCGATACGGCCGACAACGCTGTCGTCGCAGAAGAGACGCTACAGCTCCCGAGCGGTTTTCAGGTGGCTATACTGGACCTCGATAGTGGCGCGGTCGGTGAGGACCTCACTGTCGAGTATTCGGTCCAGAATGTCGATATAGAAGCCGATACCCAAGACATCACGCTCACTATCGAGGATGCAGACGGCAACACTCTCATCGACGACGTGGTTGCGGACGACCTCCAGCTCGATGCTGACGAAGGGACCACCGAAATCGAATCCTACGAGATAACTGACGGCTACGTTCCTACTGCCGAGGTGACTGTCGCTACCGACGACGATGCAGCGACAGAGACAGTTTCGATTGAAGATTCACCGGACCCCACCGGCTCTGTCACCGTCGAGTCGCCGATCTTCGACGGCCAAGACGAATTCGAGGTAGCATACGAGTTTGAGCACCTCGAAAGTGCCTTCCTTCGAGTCGAAAACGAAGCCGGCGACGAGTTCGAACTCAACGTCGATGACCCGGACGGTTCGGGAACGGAGAATATCGACGCCGACGACGTACCTATCGCCGATGAAACAATCACTGCGACTCTCTCCGAAGCAGACGGCGGTGCCGAACTGGCAACCGATGCGACCACAGTCTCTGCTGCGGGAGCCCTGACGGTCCAACCGGATATCCACGCGGGGATGGACAGCTTCGATATTGCACTCGATACCGGTACTGACGGCTGGTTGGTTGTCACCCACGACGGCTCCGAGTACGAGACAGCGGCCGACAGCGACGAAACGGTGACCGTTGCTGCTGCCGATGTCGGCGGGCTCACGGCCGGTGACGACGTGTCGGCGACGTTCTATGAATCCGACGACCGAGATGTTGCACTCGCCAGCGACAGTACGGAGGTTCGGGAACCCGAGCGGCCGAGCTTTTCCGACCTCTCGGTGTCCGACGATTCGTTTTTTGCTCTCATCGTCTTTCGTGAGGGATACACCGTCGACTACGCGGTTGCCGACCCGGATGACCAGTTCGAGTCAGTTGAGGTTGACTTCGAAAAGGAAGGCAGCGCTCAGTCACGAAGCTCAGGCGCACCAACCGACTCCCTGGAGTACCGTGACTGGTACAGCTATGGTAGTGACTACGAAATCACGATCTCCCTTTACGACCAGCAGGGCGAAGTCGAATCCGAACGCGTCGTCATCGAAGACACCGCCGACGGTGACGACCCTGAGATTCCGGAGTAG
- a CDS encoding MTH1187 family thiamine-binding protein — translation MSVVALLSVAPVIEDSMASDVADAVAALDDFDVTYETNPMGTVIEADDIDTLLAAVGAAHKAVDADRVSTFLKVDDKRTTDQRAREKVEAVEAELGREPKGE, via the coding sequence ATGTCTGTCGTTGCACTCCTAAGCGTCGCACCGGTCATCGAAGACAGCATGGCGAGCGATGTCGCTGACGCCGTCGCGGCCCTCGATGACTTCGATGTGACCTACGAGACGAACCCAATGGGCACCGTTATCGAAGCCGACGACATCGACACGCTACTGGCGGCGGTCGGTGCCGCCCACAAGGCTGTCGATGCCGACCGCGTGAGCACGTTCCTGAAAGTCGACGACAAGCGGACGACCGACCAGCGCGCACGCGAGAAGGTAGAGGCAGTCGAAGCGGAGCTCGGACGGGAGCCGAAAGGCGAGTAG
- a CDS encoding putative RNA uridine N3 methyltransferase, translating into MTRSVLVPSSLTREAEDKREATRKLGYVARAATVFRVDRLVVYPDRDGDDGRFGDGFVSTVLEYAATPAYLRKEVWDRRGELEYAGILPPLRVRSQTGSGSDGSGSLRQGIVTEVGPDGRVRVNCGMQHPISLPVPPSMEVGKGERVTIRVSSREPVRAKLVDESPPGFAVDCATIEASLARPDAGVRIAASRHGETLSVDRLDGIVGRTTANGFTVAFGAPERGLPEILGCEPREEAIGDEPEARFDLWLNTVPNQGSEVVRTEEALFATLAPLTLE; encoded by the coding sequence ATGACACGCAGCGTGCTCGTGCCGTCGTCTCTGACCCGGGAAGCCGAGGACAAACGCGAGGCGACTCGCAAACTCGGCTACGTCGCCCGTGCGGCGACGGTCTTCCGGGTCGACCGCCTCGTCGTCTATCCCGACCGGGATGGCGACGACGGCCGGTTCGGCGACGGGTTCGTCAGCACCGTGCTGGAATATGCCGCCACGCCCGCATACCTCCGAAAAGAGGTTTGGGACAGGCGGGGCGAACTGGAGTACGCTGGCATCCTGCCACCGCTCCGCGTGCGTTCACAGACCGGCTCCGGATCGGACGGTTCGGGGTCGTTAAGACAGGGAATCGTGACCGAGGTCGGACCTGACGGGCGCGTCCGGGTCAATTGCGGAATGCAACACCCGATCTCTCTCCCCGTCCCTCCCTCGATGGAGGTCGGGAAGGGAGAGCGCGTCACCATCAGGGTCTCTTCGCGAGAGCCGGTTCGCGCAAAGCTCGTCGACGAATCCCCACCGGGATTCGCCGTCGACTGTGCGACCATCGAAGCCAGTCTCGCCCGCCCGGACGCCGGCGTCCGTATCGCCGCGTCCCGGCATGGGGAGACGCTTTCGGTCGACCGTCTCGACGGTATCGTCGGTCGGACGACCGCCAACGGATTCACGGTCGCCTTCGGCGCCCCCGAACGGGGGCTGCCGGAGATACTCGGCTGTGAGCCTCGCGAGGAGGCTATCGGCGATGAGCCCGAAGCGCGGTTCGACCTTTGGCTCAATACGGTTCCGAACCAGGGTAGTGAGGTTGTGCGAACGGAAGAAGCGTTGTTCGCCACCCTCGCGCCCCTCACACTGGAGTGA
- a CDS encoding 50S ribosomal protein L3, with protein MPQPSRPRKGSMGFSPRSRAASEVPRFNSWPDDEGQPGLQGFAGYKAGMSHVVAINDEPNSPREGQEETVPVTVVETPPMRAVAVRAYEDTPYGKRPLTEVWTDEVHEDLERSLSVPEEQSGDIEGDIRTALDEGALADVRVITHTVPGALSSVPKKEPDVMETRVGGGSLSDRVDFALDLVDDGGEHTVTDVFRAGEYTDVAGITKGKGTQGPVKRWGVQKRKGKHARQGWRRRIGNLGPWNPSRVRSTVPQQGQTGYHQRTELNKRLIDLGDDDVSPDGGFVNYGEVDGPYALVKGSVPGPDKRLVRFRPAVRPGDQPRLDPEVRYVSTASNQG; from the coding sequence ATGCCACAACCAAGCAGACCACGAAAAGGCTCGATGGGCTTCAGCCCCCGTAGCCGTGCGGCCAGTGAGGTACCGCGCTTTAACTCCTGGCCGGACGACGAAGGACAGCCCGGTCTTCAGGGCTTCGCCGGCTACAAGGCCGGCATGAGTCACGTCGTTGCGATCAACGACGAGCCCAACTCCCCCCGAGAGGGACAGGAGGAGACCGTCCCGGTGACCGTCGTCGAGACGCCACCGATGCGGGCTGTCGCCGTTAGAGCCTACGAAGACACACCGTACGGAAAGCGACCACTGACCGAGGTTTGGACCGACGAGGTCCACGAGGACCTCGAGCGGTCCCTTTCCGTCCCAGAGGAACAGTCCGGAGACATCGAAGGCGACATCCGAACGGCACTCGACGAGGGTGCCCTCGCGGACGTGCGGGTCATCACCCACACCGTCCCCGGTGCGCTTTCGAGCGTCCCGAAAAAGGAACCCGACGTGATGGAGACACGCGTCGGCGGCGGCTCGCTGTCCGACCGCGTCGACTTCGCGCTCGATCTGGTCGACGACGGCGGCGAACACACCGTCACCGACGTCTTCCGCGCCGGCGAGTACACCGACGTCGCTGGCATCACGAAGGGCAAGGGGACCCAAGGTCCCGTCAAGCGCTGGGGCGTCCAGAAGCGAAAGGGCAAACACGCCCGACAGGGCTGGCGCCGACGCATCGGCAACCTCGGCCCATGGAACCCCTCGCGGGTCCGCTCGACGGTCCCCCAGCAGGGACAGACCGGTTACCACCAGCGCACCGAACTGAACAAGCGGCTTATCGACCTCGGCGACGACGATGTCTCCCCGGATGGCGGCTTCGTCAACTACGGCGAGGTCGACGGCCCCTACGCCCTCGTGAAGGGCTCCGTTCCCGGCCCGGACAAGCGCCTCGTGCGCTTCCGGCCGGCGGTGCGACCCGGCGACCAGCCGCGCCTCGACCCCGAGGTCCGGTATGTCTCCACCGCTTCGAATCAGGGATAA
- the rpl4p gene encoding 50S ribosomal protein L4 yields the protein MKATVRDLDGDDAGEVELPAVFETDYRPDLIKRAVLAAQANRIQDTGTDEYAGLRTPAESPGSGRGMAHVPRQNGRAREVPQAVSGRPAHPPKAEKDRGLDINTKERKLATRSAIAATANADRVEERGHEFDEETDLPLVVSDEFEDLVKTQEAVDVLEALGVYDDIERAEDGKTVRAGRGTTRGRKYTEPKSVLVVTSDDQSLAARNLAGSDVATADEVNVEDLAPGTQAGRLTLWTESALAEVAER from the coding sequence ATGAAGGCAACAGTACGCGACCTGGACGGCGACGACGCGGGCGAGGTCGAGCTCCCGGCGGTCTTCGAGACCGACTACCGGCCCGACCTCATCAAGCGCGCGGTGCTCGCCGCACAGGCCAACCGAATTCAGGACACAGGTACCGACGAGTACGCGGGCCTTCGGACCCCGGCAGAATCCCCCGGCAGCGGCCGCGGGATGGCGCACGTCCCACGACAGAACGGTCGTGCGCGTGAGGTGCCGCAGGCCGTCTCCGGCCGCCCGGCACACCCGCCGAAGGCCGAGAAGGACCGCGGACTCGACATCAACACGAAAGAGCGCAAGCTCGCAACGCGCAGCGCCATCGCCGCGACGGCTAACGCCGACCGCGTCGAGGAGCGCGGCCACGAGTTCGACGAGGAGACCGACCTCCCGCTCGTCGTGAGCGACGAGTTCGAAGACCTCGTCAAGACGCAGGAGGCCGTCGACGTGCTGGAGGCCCTCGGCGTCTACGACGACATCGAGCGCGCCGAGGACGGCAAGACGGTACGCGCCGGCCGCGGGACGACCCGTGGACGGAAGTACACCGAGCCGAAGTCGGTGCTCGTCGTGACCAGCGACGACCAGTCGCTTGCGGCACGGAACCTCGCTGGCTCCGACGTAGCAACGGCCGACGAGGTCAACGTCGAAGACCTCGCACCCGGCACGCAGGCCGGCCGGCTCACGCTGTGGACCGAAAGCGCCCTTGCGGAGGTGGCCGAGCGATGA
- a CDS encoding 50S ribosomal protein L23, translating into MTIKHPLVTEKAMNDMDFENKLQFVCHPEATKGDIAAAVESQFDVEVDSINTQVRMDGDKKAIVELSADDDAQEVASRIGVF; encoded by the coding sequence ATGACGATCAAGCACCCGCTCGTCACCGAGAAGGCGATGAATGACATGGACTTCGAGAACAAGCTGCAGTTCGTCTGCCACCCCGAGGCCACGAAAGGCGACATCGCGGCGGCAGTCGAATCGCAGTTCGACGTCGAAGTCGATTCGATCAACACGCAGGTCCGCATGGACGGCGACAAGAAGGCTATCGTTGAGCTGTCGGCCGACGACGACGCGCAGGAAGTCGCTTCCCGAATCGGGGTGTTCTAA
- a CDS encoding 50S ribosomal protein L2, translating to MGRRILGQRRGRGTSTFRAPSHRYKADLSHRNVEESDLVTGEVVDIEHDPARSAPLADVQFDDGDRRLVLAPEGVTVGDEIQIGVSAEIAPGNTMPLAEIPEGVPVCNVERQPGDGGKFARASGVSATLLTHDRNAAVVQLPSGEMRRLSPECRATIGVVAGGGRTEKPFVKAGNKHHKMKSRGGKWPRVRGVAMNAVDHPFGGGGRQHPGKPKSVSRDTPPGRKVGDIASKRTGRGGKGGQE from the coding sequence ATGGGACGCAGAATCCTCGGACAACGACGCGGCCGCGGGACCTCGACGTTCCGCGCCCCGTCGCACCGATACAAGGCAGACCTGTCGCACCGGAACGTCGAAGAGTCCGACCTCGTCACCGGCGAGGTCGTCGACATCGAGCACGACCCGGCGCGGTCGGCACCGCTCGCCGACGTGCAGTTCGACGACGGCGACCGCCGACTCGTCCTCGCACCTGAGGGCGTCACCGTCGGCGACGAGATTCAGATCGGCGTCTCGGCCGAAATCGCCCCCGGCAACACGATGCCGCTGGCGGAGATTCCGGAAGGCGTCCCGGTCTGTAACGTCGAACGGCAGCCCGGCGACGGTGGGAAGTTCGCCCGCGCCTCCGGCGTGAGCGCGACGCTTCTCACCCACGACCGCAACGCAGCGGTCGTCCAGCTGCCGAGCGGCGAGATGCGCCGGCTGTCGCCGGAGTGTCGCGCCACCATCGGCGTCGTTGCCGGCGGCGGACGAACGGAGAAGCCGTTCGTCAAGGCCGGCAACAAGCACCACAAGATGAAATCGCGGGGCGGCAAGTGGCCCCGCGTGCGTGGGGTCGCGATGAACGCCGTCGACCACCCGTTCGGTGGCGGCGGCCGACAGCACCCCGGCAAACCCAAAAGCGTCTCCCGTGACACGCCGCCGGGCCGTAAGGTGGGCGACATCGCCTCCAAGCGGACCGGCCGTGGCGGCAAAGGAGGACAAGAATGA
- a CDS encoding 30S ribosomal protein S19 codes for MSSEYQIGHEGEFTYRGHTLDELQEMELDEVAELLPARQRRTIKRGLSVEQEKLLDEAREAGEEETANNPIRTHLRDMPILPRFVGLTFAVYNGQSFERVEVEPEMIGHYLGEFQLTRTSVEHGQAGIGATRSSKFVPLK; via the coding sequence ATGAGCTCGGAATACCAGATCGGCCACGAAGGGGAGTTCACCTACCGTGGTCACACGCTCGACGAGCTGCAGGAGATGGAGCTCGACGAGGTCGCGGAACTGCTTCCCGCCCGACAGCGGCGAACCATCAAGCGGGGTCTCTCCGTCGAGCAGGAGAAGCTGCTCGACGAGGCACGCGAGGCCGGCGAAGAAGAGACCGCAAACAACCCGATTCGAACCCACCTGCGGGATATGCCCATCCTGCCAAGGTTCGTCGGGCTGACGTTTGCGGTCTACAACGGCCAGAGCTTCGAACGCGTTGAGGTAGAGCCTGAGATGATCGGCCACTACCTCGGCGAATTCCAGCTCACCCGAACGTCGGTCGAACACGGACAGGCCGGCATCGGTGCGACCCGCTCCTCGAAGTTCGTACCGCTCAAATAA
- a CDS encoding 50S ribosomal protein L22, translating to MGISYSVDVDPDETAKAMLRERHMSHKHSKEIAREIKGKTAGEAVDYLEAVIDGDRSVPFKSHNTGVGHRNDIEGWDAGRYPEKASEAFLDLLENGINNADHQGFEGEEMVIEHVAAHKVGESPGQKPRAFGRASPWNTPQVDVELVLRTEDDE from the coding sequence ATGGGAATCAGCTACAGTGTCGACGTCGACCCGGACGAGACGGCAAAAGCGATGCTCCGGGAGCGTCACATGAGTCACAAGCACAGCAAGGAAATCGCCCGGGAAATCAAGGGCAAGACGGCCGGCGAGGCTGTCGACTACCTCGAAGCCGTCATCGACGGCGATCGGTCGGTGCCCTTCAAGTCCCACAACACCGGTGTCGGTCACCGAAACGACATCGAGGGCTGGGACGCCGGACGGTATCCGGAAAAGGCCTCCGAGGCGTTCCTCGACCTGCTGGAGAACGGCATCAACAACGCCGACCATCAGGGCTTCGAGGGCGAGGAGATGGTCATCGAACACGTCGCGGCACACAAGGTCGGCGAATCCCCCGGCCAGAAGCCGCGCGCGTTCGGCCGTGCCTCGCCGTGGAACACCCCGCAGGTCGACGTCGAACTCGTACTCAGAACGGAGGACGACGAATAA
- a CDS encoding 30S ribosomal protein S3 produces MADEHQFIHDGLQRTQIDEFFSEELSRAGYGGMEVAKTPMGTQIVLKAEKPGMVIGKGGKNIRKITTTLEEEFGLEDPQVDVQEVDEPDLNAQIVADRLANALERGWYFRKAGHTTIDRIMESGALGAEIILSGKVTGARSRVEKFNRGYIKHNGEPAESIVDSGVGTAVMKLGTIGVQVKIIPPEAELPDDFEVYEDIEVEDFVEEPEGDVEELLEAPEDAEAESVGADPEEVIEEETEAEAVEEVAEEEIIDEEGVEAETGDAPTSPPDAAEEPDEALDEDVEAEAEELLDEMEDETTDEEET; encoded by the coding sequence ATGGCAGACGAACACCAGTTCATCCACGACGGGCTTCAGCGAACCCAGATTGACGAGTTCTTCTCCGAAGAGCTCTCCCGTGCCGGCTACGGCGGCATGGAGGTCGCGAAGACGCCGATGGGCACCCAGATCGTACTCAAGGCTGAGAAGCCGGGGATGGTCATCGGCAAGGGCGGAAAGAACATCCGAAAGATCACGACGACGCTCGAAGAGGAGTTCGGCCTCGAAGACCCCCAAGTCGACGTTCAGGAGGTCGACGAGCCGGACCTCAACGCCCAGATCGTCGCCGACCGGCTGGCCAACGCGCTCGAGCGTGGCTGGTACTTCCGGAAGGCCGGTCACACGACCATCGACCGCATCATGGAGTCCGGCGCCCTCGGTGCCGAGATCATCCTGAGCGGAAAGGTCACCGGCGCACGCTCGCGCGTCGAGAAGTTCAACCGCGGCTACATCAAGCACAACGGCGAACCCGCCGAGAGCATCGTCGACAGCGGTGTCGGCACCGCGGTCATGAAGCTCGGCACCATCGGCGTGCAGGTGAAGATCATCCCGCCGGAGGCCGAGCTGCCGGACGACTTCGAGGTCTACGAGGACATCGAGGTCGAGGACTTCGTCGAGGAGCCGGAGGGCGACGTCGAGGAGCTGCTCGAAGCGCCCGAGGACGCCGAGGCCGAATCGGTCGGCGCTGACCCTGAAGAGGTCATCGAAGAAGAAACCGAGGCGGAAGCCGTCGAGGAGGTCGCCGAGGAAGAAATCATCGACGAGGAAGGCGTCGAGGCCGAGACCGGCGACGCGCCGACCTCGCCGCCGGACGCCGCCGAGGAGCCGGACGAAGCGCTCGACGAGGACGTCGAGGCGGAAGCCGAAGAGCTCCTCGACGAGATGGAAGACGAGACGACAGACGAGGAGGAGACATAG
- the rpmC gene encoding 50S ribosomal protein L29 produces the protein MAILHVDEIRDMTAAEREVELEQLETELLNEKAVLAAGGAPENPGRIGELKRTIARVKTIQREEGDFDE, from the coding sequence ATGGCCATCCTGCACGTCGACGAGATCCGCGACATGACAGCCGCCGAGCGAGAGGTGGAACTCGAACAGCTCGAAACCGAGCTGCTCAACGAAAAGGCCGTACTAGCTGCCGGTGGCGCGCCCGAGAACCCGGGCCGTATCGGCGAGCTGAAGCGAACGATCGCCCGCGTGAAGACGATTCAGCGCGAGGAGGGCGACTTCGACGAATGA
- a CDS encoding ribonuclease P protein component 1 has product MNPETLVRHELVGLDVEVTDAPNPDLVGIAGRVHDETMRTLLVATGDGVKQVPKAETTFRFELDEAADNGSVAVVVEGERLVARPALRTETKGGSLWQ; this is encoded by the coding sequence ATGAACCCCGAGACGCTCGTCCGCCACGAACTCGTCGGCCTCGACGTCGAGGTCACTGACGCGCCCAACCCCGACCTCGTCGGGATAGCCGGGCGTGTCCACGACGAGACGATGCGAACGCTGCTCGTGGCGACGGGCGACGGGGTTAAACAGGTGCCGAAGGCGGAGACGACGTTCCGGTTCGAACTCGACGAGGCGGCTGACAACGGGTCGGTCGCGGTTGTCGTCGAGGGCGAACGGCTCGTCGCACGACCCGCCCTCCGCACCGAAACCAAAGGAGGTTCACTATGGCAATAG
- a CDS encoding 50S ribosomal protein L14: MEALNADVTQGLEKGSLITCADNTGARELKVTSISGYSGTKNRHPKAGLGDKITVSVTKGTPEMRRQVLEAVVIRQRKPIRRPDGTRVKFEDNAAVIVDENEDPRGTELKGPIAREVAERFGSIASTATIIV; encoded by the coding sequence ATGGAGGCACTCAACGCTGACGTGACACAGGGCCTCGAAAAGGGCTCGCTCATCACGTGTGCCGACAACACTGGCGCACGCGAGCTGAAGGTCACCTCGATTTCCGGCTACTCCGGCACCAAGAACCGCCATCCGAAGGCGGGACTCGGTGACAAGATAACCGTCTCGGTCACCAAAGGGACCCCTGAGATGCGACGACAGGTCCTTGAGGCGGTTGTCATCCGCCAGCGCAAGCCCATCCGTCGTCCGGACGGCACGCGCGTGAAGTTCGAGGACAACGCGGCGGTCATCGTCGACGAAAACGAAGACCCCCGCGGGACCGAACTCAAAGGCCCCATCGCTCGTGAAGTCGCAGAGCGGTTCGGGAGCATCGCCTCGACGGCGACTATCATCGTATAG
- the rplX gene encoding 50S ribosomal protein L24, with translation MTRQPHKQRNRQERAALHEKQKQVRAPLSPELREEYGQRNVRVNAGDTVEVQRGDFAGESGEVVTVDLRAAEIHVEDVTQETADGEEVPRPLEASNVQVTELDLEDEVREARLESEEDNE, from the coding sequence ATGACACGACAACCACACAAACAGCGCAACCGACAGGAGCGCGCCGCGCTGCACGAAAAGCAAAAGCAGGTTCGCGCGCCGCTGTCGCCGGAGCTCCGCGAGGAGTACGGCCAGCGGAACGTCCGCGTCAACGCGGGCGATACGGTCGAGGTCCAGCGCGGCGACTTTGCCGGCGAGTCCGGCGAAGTCGTCACTGTCGACCTCCGTGCGGCCGAGATTCACGTCGAGGACGTAACACAGGAGACGGCGGACGGCGAGGAAGTGCCGCGTCCGCTGGAAGCCAGCAACGTCCAAGTGACCGAACTCGACCTCGAAGACGAGGTCCGCGAGGCGCGCCTCGAAAGCGAGGAGGATAACGAATGA
- a CDS encoding 30S ribosomal protein S4e — protein sequence MTNHQKRLAVPKSWPVERKEEAYTTKAAAGPHGEEGVPLLIVLRDVLGYVDSKKEARYALEQDSILINGTAVSDERRPVGMFDILAFDEREEYYRIFPDEGGRLSLTPIDEDAAGSKLGKIVGKTQVAGGDTQLSLHDGETLLVEDATAYDTNDSIVVSNDGEEIVAHFTYEEGALVTAVSGAHAGRIGTIDEIQVTPGSSANNVLIDAENDDERFETVEEYVVVIDENFTDGGDDE from the coding sequence ATGACGAACCATCAGAAACGACTGGCCGTCCCGAAGTCGTGGCCGGTCGAACGGAAAGAAGAGGCCTACACGACGAAGGCCGCAGCAGGTCCGCACGGCGAAGAGGGCGTTCCGCTCCTCATCGTCCTGCGTGACGTGCTCGGCTACGTCGATTCGAAGAAGGAAGCACGCTACGCGCTCGAACAGGACAGCATCCTCATCAACGGGACGGCTGTCTCCGACGAGCGTCGACCGGTCGGGATGTTCGACATTCTGGCCTTCGACGAGCGTGAGGAGTACTACCGCATCTTCCCCGACGAGGGCGGTCGGCTTTCGCTGACGCCCATCGACGAGGACGCGGCGGGCTCGAAGCTCGGCAAAATCGTCGGCAAGACGCAGGTCGCCGGCGGCGACACGCAGCTGTCGCTTCACGACGGCGAGACGCTGCTCGTCGAGGACGCCACCGCCTACGACACCAACGACTCCATCGTCGTCTCCAACGACGGCGAGGAAATCGTCGCGCACTTCACCTACGAGGAGGGTGCGCTGGTGACGGCGGTCAGCGGGGCCCACGCGGGCCGCATCGGCACCATCGACGAGATTCAGGTCACGCCCGGGTCGTCGGCCAACAACGTGCTCATCGACGCCGAAAACGACGACGAGCGCTTCGAGACCGTCGAAGAGTACGTCGTCGTTATCGACGAGAACTTCACTGACGGAGGTGACGACGAATGA